A DNA window from Elephas maximus indicus isolate mEleMax1 chromosome 17, mEleMax1 primary haplotype, whole genome shotgun sequence contains the following coding sequences:
- the LOC126061130 gene encoding olfactory receptor 143-like translates to MRSHSCPGNSQSWDLSPPTKPASSRSKESEALPDVVVSHFLTDHSLKTVAMENDSSVIEFILIGLTNQPELQLPLFFLFLVNYVVTVVGNLSLMNLTVLNSHLHTPMYFFIFNLSFIDLCHSLVLTPKMLMSFMSEKNIISFAGCMTQLFFFCFFVHSECYVLTAMAYDRYVAICKPLLYTVAMSPQVCFLLTCGSYVMGFTGAIAHIANMVRLSFCDTNTINHYMCDIFPLLQLSCSNTYTNELVDSIIVSTVVTLSSFIIFISYALILSNILHISSTGGLSKAFSTCGSHMITVALFYGSGLFTHLKTSSADSVDQGKFFSIFYTNVVPMLNPLIYSLRNKDVRFALKKTLKRFAN, encoded by the coding sequence ATGAGGAGTCATAGTTGCCCTGGCAACAGCcagtcttgggacttgagcccaCCAACAAAACCAGCCTCCTCTAGAAGCAAAGAATCTGAGGCTCTTCCTGACGTGGTAGTCTCCCATTTCCTCACAGATCATTCCCTAAAGACAGTGGCTATGGAAAATGATTCTTCAGTAATTGAGTTCATCCTGATAGGATTGACCAACCAGCCTGAACTCCAGCTacccctcttctttctcttcttagtGAACTATGTGGTCACGGTGGTGGGAAATTTGAGCTTAATGAATCTCACTGTCCTGAATTCTCATCTTCACAcccctatgtattttttcatctTCAATCTGTCCTTCATAGACCTCTGTCACTCTTTGGTCCTTACCCCTAAAATGCTAATGAGCTTTATGTCAGAGAAGAACATCATCTCCTTTGCAGGATGCATGACTCagctatttttcttctgtttctttgtccATTCTGAGTGCTATGTGTTGACAgccatggcctatgatcgctatgtggccatttgcaagccCCTGCTGTACACAGTTGCCATGTCCCCTCAGGTCTGTTTTCTGCTGACGTGTGGTTCATATGTTATGGGGTTCACTGGTGCCATAGCCCACATAGCTAACATGGTCAGACTGTCCTTTTGTGATACCAATACCATCAACCATTATATGTGTGACATCTTCCCCCTCCTCCAGCTCTCTTGCAGCAACACCTATACCAATGAACTGGTGGATTCCATTATTGTGAGCACAGTTGTAACACTATCcagctttattattttcatttcttatgcTTTGATCCTTTCCAATATCCTCCACATCTCATCAACTGGGGGTTTGTCCAAAGCTTTCAGCACCTGTGGCTCCCACATGATAACTGTTGCTCTATTTTATGGTTCTGGATTGTTCACACATCTCAAGACCTCTTCTGCTGATTCTGTGGACCAGGGGAAGTTCTTCTCAATATTTTATACCAATGTAGTGCCCATGCTTAACCCCCTCATCTATagcctgaggaacaaggatgTCAGATTTGCTCTGAAGAAAACCCTGAAGAGATTTGCAAATTAA